The DNA sequence TTGGTTTGGCGGGAAACGAGTATTGTATAGGCCATTCGATTCTATGCTAAAAATTCAAAATTCACCTGTAAAGGTAATGTTGGGTTGGGCAAATGAATCTTGGACAGGCATTTGGCATGGGCTTTCAGATCAAGTGATTTTTGAGCAACCCTATAATAAAATTGAGTTGAACGAACATGCTAAGCTGCTAGCAGATTATTTTCGACATGAGAACTACTTGAAGGTTAACGGTAAGGCTGCTTTTCTAATATACAAGCCTAGAAAAATACCTGAAAGCAAGAGCTATTTGCAACTTCTTCGACAGAAAGTATATGAAAACTGTGGCCTTGATATGTATATAATTGGCACTTGGGGACCTGGCCGGTTGGAAGTAATTCATAGTGCAGATGAATTAGGCTTGGATGCATTAGTTGCTAATAATGTTGGAGCAACGTTTAAATCTGAATTATCAAGAAAGTTATATAATGGTTTTTGGACTGCAGCCAAATCATTAGGTCTTGGCCCAGAGTTAAGAAATTATGCATCGACAGTTAAAACTTTAGAGTACGCTCACCAAAATATTTCTGGCACCGTTCACTCTACTATTGTTACTGGATGGGATAATAGCCCAAGATCAAATCGCCGAGCATTGGTTTTGACTAACTTTAACGAAAATTCATTTAAATATGCAATCGATATAGCGATTTCTAATGAGAAAAATAATGAAAATAAGTTATTATTTATTAAATCTTGGAATGAATGGGCAGAAGGGAACACTTTAGAACCTCGCTTTAAAGAAGACTGGAGTTTAGGAAAGGTTCTCAAAAAACAGATCATTAAGCATGATGTATAGAATTAGTATCTATAAGATAGGTTTTTTATTTCTAGCTTTAAGTCTCTGCGCTATTTTGGCTTTAAGACATATCCCTAGTTTTTATGACATCAATGATTCTGGACGATATGTAGCTTGGATTGAGTCTTATTGCCTAGGGGAGGAGGGCTATTATGAAGATAAACTTGAAAGCCCTTCTTATCAACTATTTTATTCAGTGGCTACGCTTAATTGTACGATAACTGAGCCCCACACATTTCTTTTTATCGTTGCCTTGTTTACTCCTCTTCCATTTGTTTTGTTCAGTAGAGGAGGGTGTGGTAACTTCATGTGGAGTTTGACTTTTTTTTTAAGTGTCTTTAGTTTAGAGTTAATGACAAATGCTTTGAGGCAAAGCTTAGGTTTAATGCTTTTTATGTTTTCTCTGGCGCTTATAAAAAAGTCTAAACTCTTCGCTTTTGTAATTCTAATTGTGTCAATATTTAGCCATCCTTCTGTCGCAATATATAGTCCGCTTTTTATAGTTATGGCATATAATGGTTTTGTGCTTAGAGTGTTGCGTCACAAGCCTTACATGTTTTTATTTTTTAGCTTGGTTGTTTTGTTTTTGGGGGTTATTTCAAATTACTCTTTGTTTTGGGGGCAGTTAAACTTCTATCAATCTATATATATGAACTCATTGAATTTAAGCTTTGTGCTTTATGTGACCTTTCCGGTCTTTTTTGTGTGGTTTACTCGTTACGTTGTAGATTATGAATTAGTAAGTTTCGACGAAAGGTTCTGTTTTTTTTATTCTTTGTTTTTAATTGTGGTTACTTTAGTTTTTTTTCCCGCAATAACTTATAGGGTGGTTTTTTTAACCTTTCCAATTTATATATTTATAATTAGTAGGGAGGGAGTGACCAAACTGTCTGGGTTATGCGCTTGTATTGGTTTGGTAATTCATATGTCTGTGATGATGCTGTTCTCTTCTAATAGGATTTTATATTAATGGGTAAATTAATTACAGTTGTTATACCTACATATAATAGACGCCGCAAAACAATTCAGGCTATAGAGTCTGTTATATCCTCTAAGCCTGGCTTGGTTGAGATTATTGTAGTTGACGATTGTGGTTCAATACCATTCGAGTACCCATCGGTCAGAAATAATTGTGGCGTTGCTGTTAGGGTTTTGTCACTTGATGTCAACTCAGGACCCGGAATTGCAAGAATGTTAGGTGTAAAACATGCGACGTCTAATTATATAGCTTTTTTAGATTCGGATGATGTATATAGTCCCGCGTGGGTAGACTATTTATTAACTAAGATAGCTAGCTATAGTAGTTCTGGTAATGCTAGAGTTTTTATAGCTGGGCATGCGGTTGGTGGAAATAGTTCTGGTTTTTTTGTTACTAAGTTTCTTAGTCTTGTTCCCGAAAATTTGCAAACTGTTTTAACTAGATTTGTTTCTATTTTCTTTAACCCTTTTTATACTCCTACTTTGTTCATGCATAAAGATTGTTGTCATTTTTTAAAGGGGCTTAGGCATTGCGAAGACTATTATACAAATGTATTAGGGGTTTTTACATCTTCTGAAGTTCTTGTTGTTCGAGAAGTAGCTTGTGAGTTGGGGAGGGAGCCAAACAGCAAGGGTGGGGAGTCAAATGACAAGATCAAAATGAGTCGTGGAGAAATGGTTGTTAGAAAGAGTATGTTGCGTTCGAATTCAATTTCTGTTCTTTATCGTTTATTTGTTCCCTTGGGTATGCTTTATCAAATGGCTAGGATTAGTTTTAAAAAGCTTTTTAGTTTTAAATGATATTTAGTGAATTTATTTTATTTCGAATGTTGTGGTGTGCCGAGATTTAAGGCTTCGGTAGTGATGAATAGATTGTGTAAAGTTGATTTTTGATTTGTTTTCATACTGTTGGTGATTCAGGTAGGCGTTGTTGCCTAAATCGAATTGAACCATTTTGCTCATTTGCGATCTGATCGTTAAACCCTACTATCAGGTCGCATCATGGGTACAGCCAAGGGCAACATCACCAACTGGACGCAATACAACCAAGTCTTAACCCAAAGAGGTTCATTAACCTTTTGGATGGACGATGCTGCTATCAAGCATTGGTACAACCAACATCCTTCTGGTCGTCAGGGCCGCAGTAATACCTACAGTGACTCAGCCATTAGTACCGCGCTCATGATTAAGGGCGTGTTTAAGTTACCTCTGCGAGCGCTGTATGGGTTTATCAACTCGCTATTTCGGCTGATGGATGTTGATCTAAAATCGCCCGACTATAGCTGTATCAGCAAGCGAGCTAAGACGGTTGAAGTCAACTATCGCCTACGCAGTAAGGGACCAGCTAGGCACATCTTGATTGATGCAACAGGGCTGAAAGTCTTCGGTGAAGGAGAATGGAAAATCCGTAAGCATGGCAAGGAGAAGCGGCGCATATGGCGCAAGATGCACTTGGCCGTTGATGCCGACACTCGCGAAATAGTGAGTGCGGTAGCCTCGCTCGATAATGTGCATAACAGTGAAGTAATCCCTACGCTCATTAACCCACTTCGCTGTAAGATCAAGCAAGTCTCCGCCGACGGTGCCTATGACACAAAGCATTGCTACGCAGTGCTTCAGCGGAAAGGTATTACAGCCATCATTCCATCCAGGAAGAATGCAGGATATCGGCGAGGCGAACAGCCACGAAACGAGGCCGTAGATGCACTAAAAGAGAGATCAGTTAGCCTCGTGGAAGCATGATAGAGGTTATCATTAGCGGTCGTTTTCAGAGACGGTTAATATATCGCTATAAGCAACTCAACAGCGGGAAATTGAGCCTGCGCGATTACAACGCTCAAGTAGGTGAAATTATGGCTGGCGTTGCGGCGTTGAACAAAATGAGCAGGCTAGGTATGCCTGTTCGTCAGATACCTGGATAAACTGCTGAACAGCGCAGGGGGACTGCGTTCCCTGCACTGAATTGATCAACAACGCCATTTAGGTAATGTAATTTTTAGTTAGACGTTTAAATGAATTTACCTCAGGTTTTTTAGTTGGTTTAATATAGCTGATGGATGGAATGTTTTTATTTTATAAGTCGCTTATTGGATGCTTAAGCCAGTAGTAATTTGTGGTCAGTTTCTCTTTGAGTTGAGCTAATAGCTTTTAGATGGCACGAGTTATTTTATGTTAAAATTGGTTTTTAGCAAAGGTTACTTTATTTTTATCATTTCGAATGAATAACTTAGTTATCTATAGCGAGTGAACGTAAAGCTTAACCTATTGCCTATAACCTAGAGTGTTGTAGTTTATGAGTTTTTATTTGATTTTTGCATTTTTTAGTTCGTTTATTTTGTTACTTGTATGTCGTAAATTAGCTAAAAGAATTGGCTTGGTCGACAAACCTAATGAGCGTAAGTTACATGTAGGTCAAGTGCCATTAATTGGTGGTATTTCAATCTTCACTGCTATCATGCTGAACATCTGTTTGGTGTTCGATGTCACGAGTAATGTGATGCTTTACATGGTTTGCTCCACAGTACTGATTGTACTAGGTGCGCTTGATGATCGTTTTGATCTCAGCTTTAAAGCTCGTTTGGGGGTGCAGGCAGCGATTTCGATGGCGATGATTTTGATCGGTTATAAGAGTCTATATTACTTAGGCTTTATTGCTGGTGATAAGGCGTTGATCCTACCGACCTTTGTCAGTTATGTCGTGACCATTTTTGCCGTGATCGGAGCCATTAACGCCTTTAATATGGTTGATGGTATTGACGGTTTGTTGGGTGGATTAGCCTTGGTGACCTTTGGTGCACTTGGTTATATGTTTTACGGTGCAGGGCAGATAGAGTTGGCACACTTTTGTTTACTGCTCATGGTGGCGATGCTGCCTTATATCATGCTTAATTTAGGCTTTCCTTTTGGGCGTCGTTTTAAAGTGTTTATGGGTGATGCTGGTAGTATGTTTATTGGCTTTACCGTCATTTGGTTGTTGATTGAGGCGAGTCAGGATCAGCAAGAGGCGGTCATTCGTCCGGTGACGGCTTTGTGGTTTATCGGGTTGCCGTTAATGGATATGGTGTGCATCATGTCGCGCCGCATCAAAAAGGGTCAATCACCATTTAAGCCCGATAGAGAGCATTTACACCATATCTGCCAACGCGTTGGAATGTCGCCGAGAATGTCATTGTTGGTCATCTGTTTGATAGCGACCTTGATGGCGGTAGTTGGGGTTTGGTCTGAGTATCTCGAGATTAGTGAAACTGTGATGTTTGTCGCGTTTTTGCTGGTGTTTGCTTTGTACTATCTCGCGATTAGTTATGTCTGGCGCATAACTGCATTCATGCATAGGTGGTTTAAGTTTACAAGAGCAACATAAAATAGATTTGGCTTCAGGTCCAAAGTTATAGCGTTTTATGTTGATCCGTTTTTACCTTGTCATATGGAGGCTATACTATATGGCTGGTAGTTGTTGGCGGTAGAGAACAGTATGGTTCCTCGTCATTCTGTATTGACTTAGGGAAGAGAGTTTATGGAATACTTTATACCGTTTGTTACGGTGTTTTGCTTAACGTGTGTGGCAATTAAATTGTTTCATCCAATTGCAGAGAAAGTGGGCTTAGTAGATCTACCTAATGAAAGGAAAACACATGTTGGTGCAATACCGTTAATCGGTGGCGTGGCAATATATTGTAGTGTTTTGCTTGTTTCCAGCATTGTGTTTGAACAAAATCAGGTGTTCAATCTTTACTTGATTTCTGCTGCGCTCATATTGTTTTTGGGGGTGTTGGACGACAAATATGATTTGTCTGTTCGAGTGAGGATTGTTGCGCAAGTGATCACCGCTTCAATTCTTGTCTTTGGTGCAGGATTTTACCTTACTTCATTAGGCCATATTACTTATTTCTTTGAGTTGAAGCTTGGCTACGTAGGTGTTTTTGTCACCATATTGGCAGTTATCGGTGCCATTAATGCCTTCAATATGGTGGATGGCATTGATGGCTTAGCCGGTATGTTGAGCCTAGTCACTTTTACCTCTTTGGCACTGCTGTTTTACACGGCCGGTAATCATTGGTTTATTCTTCCACTACTTTTCATTGGCGCAATAATTGGGTACTTGATATTTAATTTAAGATGGCCTTTTGAAACCGTTCAAAAAATTTTTATGGGCGATGCGGGGAGTATGCTGATTGGGTTGACGGTTGTATGGTTACTCGTGTTGGGTGTTGAAGCTGATGCTCGGGTATTTGCACCCGTTACCGCACTGTATCTGATTGGTATTCCGTTGATGGATATGGCGGCCATCATGTACCGTCGTGTCAAAAAAGGGATGTCTCCTTTTAAGCCTGACCGAGATCACCTTCACCACATATTTGAAAGAGCGGGCTATAGTCGAAAACAAACCCTGGTTCGGATTTCACTGGCTTCCATAGTACTCGCTGCACTCGGGGTTTCGGGAGAATGGATGCTAGTGCCTGAGTGGATTATGTTTTTGGGCTTTGTTGCTATTTTTGTGGCCTATAACTGGGCATTATCACACATTTGGCAAATATTGACTTGGCTTCGTAAAGCTTAGTTTATTGTGGCATTGGAAAAATCCTCTTATGGGGGGTTGTCTGTTTTATCATATTGGATTTTTTATGAAAGTTGTTATTCCTGTTGCAGGTCTTGGCACGCGCATGTTGCCTGCAACCAAAGCCATACCGAAAGAGATGTTGCCGCTAGTTGACAAGCCACTCATTCAATATATTGTTAACGAGTGCGTATCAGCTGGTGTGAAAGAGATTGTATTGGTAACTCATGCGAGTAAGAATGCTATCGAGAACCATTTTGATACTTCCTATGAACTTGAGTCTACGCTTGAGAAGCGTGTAAAGCGTCAGTTACTGGACGAGGTGCAATCAATTTGCCCCAAAGATGTGACCATCATGCACGTGCGCCAAGGCGAGGCTAAGGGGCTTGGTCATGCCGTACTTTGTGCTAAACCTTGTATTGGCAATAACCCTTTCGCTGTCGTATTGCCGGATGTGATCTTAGATGAGTACAGTGCCGATCAAAGCTCAGAAAACCTTGCGGCAATGATTAAACATTATAAAGCGACTCAAGCTAGCCAAATCATGGTAGCGCCAGTGGCTCTAGATGAAGTTAACAAGTACGGAATTGCCGATTGCGGCGGAGTGAATATCGAACCTGGTGAATCATCAGTTATTAAGGCTATGGTTGAAAAGCCTGCTATTGATGAAGCCCCGTCTAATCTTGCTGTTGTAGGTCGTTACGTTTTGTCTGAAAAAATCTGGGACTTGCTGGCTAAAACCCCTGCTGGTGCAGGGGATGAAATCCAATTGACAGACGCAATCGACATGTTGATTGAATCTGACACTGTCGAAGCCTTCAATATGACAGGTAAGTCTCACGATTGTGGCGACAAGCTTGGTTATATGGCAGCCTTTGTTGAATACGGCCTGCGTAATGAAAAGCTGGGTAAAGAGTTTCGTCAGCAGTTAGATAACCTGCTAGCACAATAATCTTGCCCCGAGATTTAATGCCCACTTTGGCTTGCTGAAATGGGCATTTTTCATTTCAGGGTAGTGTATTATCTATTGATAGCTTTAAGCTGAGACTAAATGAGAGCGATATAGTGAAAGGTATTTTATTAGCCGGTGGTACTGGCACGCGGTTGTACCCCATCACACGCGGCGTATCTAAGCAGCTGCTTCCGGTGTATGACAAGCCAATGATCTATTATCCGTTCTCTGTCCTGATGCTGGCGGGGATCCGCGATATTATGATCATCACGACTCTCGATGAACAAATGCTGTTTCAGCGCTTACTCGGCGATGGCAGTGATTTTTGGGGTTTTGCTTTCCTATCAAGTACAGCCAAAGCCTGAAGGCATTGCACAGGCTTTTATCATTGCCGAGGAGTTTATTGGTACCGATAGCGTGTGTTTGGTGCTGGGAGATAATGTTTTTTATGGGCAGGGTTT is a window from the Shewanella loihica PV-4 genome containing:
- a CDS encoding glycosyltransferase WbsX family protein, which gives rise to MEKIAYYLGQYHSLEENNAFWGEGFTEWHNVAKARPLFPSHRQPVLPGKLGFYDLRNNDTIEEQVALADSFGVTAFCHWHYWFGGKRVLYRPFDSMLKIQNSPVKVMLGWANESWTGIWHGLSDQVIFEQPYNKIELNEHAKLLADYFRHENYLKVNGKAAFLIYKPRKIPESKSYLQLLRQKVYENCGLDMYIIGTWGPGRLEVIHSADELGLDALVANNVGATFKSELSRKLYNGFWTAAKSLGLGPELRNYASTVKTLEYAHQNISGTVHSTIVTGWDNSPRSNRRALVLTNFNENSFKYAIDIAISNEKNNENKLLFIKSWNEWAEGNTLEPRFKEDWSLGKVLKKQIIKHDV
- a CDS encoding EpsG family protein, whose protein sequence is MMYRISIYKIGFLFLALSLCAILALRHIPSFYDINDSGRYVAWIESYCLGEEGYYEDKLESPSYQLFYSVATLNCTITEPHTFLFIVALFTPLPFVLFSRGGCGNFMWSLTFFLSVFSLELMTNALRQSLGLMLFMFSLALIKKSKLFAFVILIVSIFSHPSVAIYSPLFIVMAYNGFVLRVLRHKPYMFLFFSLVVLFLGVISNYSLFWGQLNFYQSIYMNSLNLSFVLYVTFPVFFVWFTRYVVDYELVSFDERFCFFYSLFLIVVTLVFFPAITYRVVFLTFPIYIFIISREGVTKLSGLCACIGLVIHMSVMMLFSSNRILY
- a CDS encoding glycosyltransferase family 2 protein; the encoded protein is MGKLITVVIPTYNRRRKTIQAIESVISSKPGLVEIIVVDDCGSIPFEYPSVRNNCGVAVRVLSLDVNSGPGIARMLGVKHATSNYIAFLDSDDVYSPAWVDYLLTKIASYSSSGNARVFIAGHAVGGNSSGFFVTKFLSLVPENLQTVLTRFVSIFFNPFYTPTLFMHKDCCHFLKGLRHCEDYYTNVLGVFTSSEVLVVREVACELGREPNSKGGESNDKIKMSRGEMVVRKSMLRSNSISVLYRLFVPLGMLYQMARISFKKLFSFK
- the wecA gene encoding UDP-N-acetylglucosamine--undecaprenyl-phosphate N-acetylglucosaminephosphotransferase, encoding MSFYLIFAFFSSFILLLVCRKLAKRIGLVDKPNERKLHVGQVPLIGGISIFTAIMLNICLVFDVTSNVMLYMVCSTVLIVLGALDDRFDLSFKARLGVQAAISMAMILIGYKSLYYLGFIAGDKALILPTFVSYVVTIFAVIGAINAFNMVDGIDGLLGGLALVTFGALGYMFYGAGQIELAHFCLLLMVAMLPYIMLNLGFPFGRRFKVFMGDAGSMFIGFTVIWLLIEASQDQQEAVIRPVTALWFIGLPLMDMVCIMSRRIKKGQSPFKPDREHLHHICQRVGMSPRMSLLVICLIATLMAVVGVWSEYLEISETVMFVAFLLVFALYYLAISYVWRITAFMHRWFKFTRAT
- the wecA gene encoding UDP-N-acetylglucosamine--undecaprenyl-phosphate N-acetylglucosaminephosphotransferase is translated as MEYFIPFVTVFCLTCVAIKLFHPIAEKVGLVDLPNERKTHVGAIPLIGGVAIYCSVLLVSSIVFEQNQVFNLYLISAALILFLGVLDDKYDLSVRVRIVAQVITASILVFGAGFYLTSLGHITYFFELKLGYVGVFVTILAVIGAINAFNMVDGIDGLAGMLSLVTFTSLALLFYTAGNHWFILPLLFIGAIIGYLIFNLRWPFETVQKIFMGDAGSMLIGLTVVWLLVLGVEADARVFAPVTALYLIGIPLMDMAAIMYRRVKKGMSPFKPDRDHLHHIFERAGYSRKQTLVRISLASIVLAALGVSGEWMLVPEWIMFLGFVAIFVAYNWALSHIWQILTWLRKA
- the galU gene encoding UTP--glucose-1-phosphate uridylyltransferase GalU gives rise to the protein MKVVIPVAGLGTRMLPATKAIPKEMLPLVDKPLIQYIVNECVSAGVKEIVLVTHASKNAIENHFDTSYELESTLEKRVKRQLLDEVQSICPKDVTIMHVRQGEAKGLGHAVLCAKPCIGNNPFAVVLPDVILDEYSADQSSENLAAMIKHYKATQASQIMVAPVALDEVNKYGIADCGGVNIEPGESSVIKAMVEKPAIDEAPSNLAVVGRYVLSEKIWDLLAKTPAGAGDEIQLTDAIDMLIESDTVEAFNMTGKSHDCGDKLGYMAAFVEYGLRNEKLGKEFRQQLDNLLAQ